The Kaustia mangrovi genome has a segment encoding these proteins:
- a CDS encoding protein meaA has translation MNETPDKAQMRDRPWIFRTYAGHSTARASNALYRTNLAKGQTGLSVAFDLPTQTGYDPDHVLARGEVGKVGVPVAHLGDMRALFDGIPLDRMNTSMTINATAAWLLALYTALADERGIDRASLAGTTQNDIVKEYLSRGTYVFPPEPSMRLITDTITWAYRELPKWNPVNVCSYHLQEAGATPVQEVAYALATARAVLDAVRDSGAVPGDDFPRVVGRISFFVNAGIRFVTELSKMRAFAELWDEICRERYGVEEEKFRRFRYGVQVNSLGLTEQQPENNVYRILIEMLAVTLSKGARARAVQLPAWNEALGLPRPWDQQWSLRMQQILAYETDLLEYGDIFDGSREITARVEEIKEAVRLELDRIGEMGGAIAAIETGYMKEALVAANAERLKAIEAGEQTVVGVNAYTETEPSPLSGEEGGVLTVPEMVETEAVESLRQWRGARDGRAAAAALDALREAAQEGRNIMEPSIAAAKAGVTTGEWGATLREVFGEYRAPTGIAAVAMVTDGAERIRELRAGVERVSEKLGERLKLLVGKPGLDGHSNGAEQIAVRAREIGMEVAYDGIRLTPEEIVAAAKREKAHVIGLSILSGSHVTLVQDVMNRLRTQGLDIPVVVGGIIPASDVLVLKQCGVKAVYTPKDFAINAIMDDIVALADRECTAAA, from the coding sequence ATGAACGAGACGCCGGATAAGGCGCAGATGCGCGACAGGCCGTGGATCTTCAGGACCTATGCCGGCCATTCGACGGCCAGGGCCTCCAACGCGCTCTACCGCACCAATCTCGCCAAGGGCCAGACGGGTCTCTCCGTCGCCTTCGACCTGCCGACGCAGACCGGCTACGACCCCGATCATGTGCTGGCGCGCGGCGAGGTGGGCAAGGTCGGCGTGCCGGTGGCCCATCTCGGCGACATGCGCGCGCTGTTCGACGGCATCCCGCTCGACCGCATGAACACCTCCATGACGATCAACGCGACGGCGGCGTGGCTGCTCGCGCTCTACACGGCGCTCGCCGACGAGCGCGGCATCGACCGGGCGAGCCTTGCGGGCACCACGCAGAACGACATTGTCAAGGAATATCTTTCGCGCGGCACCTATGTGTTCCCGCCGGAGCCGTCCATGCGGCTCATCACCGACACCATCACCTGGGCCTATCGCGAGCTGCCGAAATGGAACCCGGTGAATGTGTGCTCCTACCACCTCCAGGAAGCGGGCGCGACGCCGGTGCAGGAGGTGGCCTACGCGCTCGCCACCGCACGCGCCGTGCTCGACGCGGTGCGCGACTCCGGCGCGGTGCCGGGGGACGATTTCCCGCGCGTCGTCGGGCGCATCTCCTTCTTCGTCAATGCCGGCATCCGCTTCGTCACGGAGCTGTCCAAGATGCGTGCCTTCGCGGAGCTCTGGGACGAGATCTGCCGTGAGCGCTACGGCGTGGAGGAGGAGAAGTTCCGGCGCTTCCGCTACGGCGTTCAGGTCAACTCCCTGGGGCTCACCGAGCAGCAGCCGGAGAACAATGTCTACCGCATCCTGATCGAGATGCTGGCGGTCACGCTGTCGAAGGGCGCGCGCGCCCGCGCCGTCCAGCTTCCCGCCTGGAACGAGGCGCTGGGCCTGCCCCGGCCGTGGGACCAGCAATGGTCGCTCAGGATGCAGCAGATCCTCGCCTACGAGACCGACCTTCTCGAATATGGCGACATCTTCGACGGCAGCCGCGAGATCACCGCCAGGGTGGAGGAGATCAAGGAGGCGGTGCGTCTGGAGCTCGACCGGATCGGGGAGATGGGCGGTGCCATCGCCGCCATCGAGACGGGGTACATGAAGGAGGCGCTGGTCGCGGCCAATGCGGAGCGGCTCAAGGCCATCGAGGCGGGCGAGCAGACGGTGGTCGGCGTCAACGCCTATACGGAGACGGAGCCCTCGCCGCTGTCGGGCGAGGAGGGCGGCGTTCTGACCGTTCCGGAAATGGTCGAAACGGAGGCCGTGGAGAGCCTCAGGCAGTGGCGCGGCGCCCGCGACGGGCGTGCGGCCGCAGCCGCGCTCGATGCGCTGCGCGAGGCCGCGCAGGAGGGGCGCAACATCATGGAGCCCTCGATCGCGGCGGCGAAGGCCGGCGTGACGACGGGCGAATGGGGCGCGACCCTGCGCGAGGTCTTCGGCGAGTACCGGGCGCCCACCGGCATCGCCGCGGTCGCCATGGTGACCGATGGCGCAGAGCGCATCCGGGAGCTGCGCGCGGGCGTGGAGCGGGTCTCCGAGAAGCTTGGCGAGCGGCTGAAGCTGCTCGTCGGCAAGCCCGGCCTCGACGGCCATTCAAACGGTGCGGAACAGATCGCCGTGCGTGCCCGCGAGATCGGCATGGAGGTCGCCTATGACGGCATCCGCCTGACGCCGGAGGAGATCGTCGCCGCGGCGAAGCGCGAGAAGGCCCATGTGATCGGCCTGTCGATCCTGTCGGGCAGCCATGTGACCCTCGTCCAGGACGTGATGAACAGGCTGCGCACGCAGGGGCTCGACATTCCCGTCGTGGTCGGCGGCATCATTCCCGCCTCCGACGTGCTCGTGCTCAAGCAATGCGGGGTGAAGGCGGTCTATACGCCGAAGGACTTCGCCATCAACGCGATCATGGACGACATCGTCGCGCTCGCCGACCGGGAATGCACGGCGGCGGCATAG
- a CDS encoding YihY/virulence factor BrkB family protein, producing the protein MLAATWSVFAEAFARLFADEAVPLAGNIAYRILLSAFPFLIFLTALAGFVGDEHLAEALVNYLLSIAPSDIVSPLVPEIENVLTRQRGGLLSIGVLLTLWTASGGVDSVRVGLNRAYDLKERRSAIRLFAQNILFVFAGAAVLIAVAFLIVLAPVIRALMYKYIPGADHVPELYDAVRYPFALAVLVIGLVMAHLFLPARIRPLRDLWPGVAFTVAIWIVMAWSYSVYLGRFASFASTYAGLAGIMAAMIFVYLGALIMIFGGEINRAIRLRRRGPETR; encoded by the coding sequence TTGCTGGCAGCGACATGGTCGGTCTTCGCGGAGGCCTTCGCGCGGCTTTTCGCGGACGAGGCGGTGCCGCTCGCGGGCAACATCGCCTATCGGATCCTCCTGTCGGCCTTTCCGTTCCTGATCTTCCTCACCGCGCTGGCGGGCTTCGTCGGCGACGAGCATCTGGCCGAGGCGCTGGTGAACTATCTCCTGAGCATCGCGCCGTCCGATATCGTCTCGCCGCTCGTGCCGGAGATCGAGAATGTGCTGACCCGGCAGAGGGGCGGGCTATTGAGCATCGGCGTGCTCTTGACCCTGTGGACGGCATCCGGCGGGGTGGACAGCGTGCGCGTCGGCCTGAACCGGGCCTACGACCTGAAGGAGCGCCGCTCCGCGATCCGTCTGTTCGCGCAGAACATCCTGTTCGTGTTCGCCGGCGCGGCCGTGCTGATCGCCGTGGCGTTCCTGATCGTGCTGGCCCCGGTCATCCGCGCGCTCATGTACAAGTACATTCCGGGCGCCGACCATGTGCCGGAGCTCTACGACGCGGTGCGCTATCCCTTCGCGCTCGCGGTGCTCGTCATCGGGCTCGTCATGGCGCATCTCTTCCTGCCGGCGCGCATCCGGCCGCTGCGGGACCTGTGGCCGGGGGTCGCGTTCACCGTCGCCATATGGATCGTGATGGCCTGGAGCTATTCGGTCTATCTCGGCCGGTTCGCGAGCTTCGCCAGCACCTATGCGGGGCTCGCGGGCATCATGGCAGCGATGATCTTCGTCTATCTGGGCGCGCTGATCATGATCTTCGGCGGCGAGATCAACCGCGCCATCCGCCTGCGCCGGCGCGGGCCGGAGACGCGCTAG
- the gcvA gene encoding transcriptional regulator GcvA, translated as MNPQALAHLSALRAFEAAARHMSFTRASEELHVTPAAISHHIRQLEDWLGTKLFVRKPRAVELTQAGQALLPGVRDGLGQLAGAVERVRRRGDRRQLVISMAPSFAAKWLVPRLEGFRRICPEVDVRIDSNSRVIDFARDGVDIAIRYGDGAYPDFVVEPLVPYRNFPVCSPQLLEDGPPLRVPADLARHTLLHVHWLSGDATSPEWAMWLKAAGAEEVDWSRGPVFNDEANAVAAALAGQGVALVNGVLVGDDLSSGRLVRPFELELAHDGYGYWLVIPPALMEEAPVKAFHDWLLTEVERSTALPGSCVAAV; from the coding sequence ATGAATCCGCAAGCGCTCGCCCATCTCTCCGCCCTGCGCGCCTTCGAGGCGGCGGCCCGGCACATGAGCTTCACCCGGGCCTCGGAAGAGCTTCACGTCACCCCGGCGGCGATCAGCCACCATATCCGCCAACTGGAGGACTGGCTCGGCACCAAGCTCTTCGTGCGCAAGCCCCGCGCGGTCGAGCTGACCCAGGCCGGCCAGGCGCTCCTGCCGGGCGTGCGCGACGGGCTCGGCCAGCTCGCCGGCGCGGTGGAGCGCGTGCGCCGGCGCGGGGATCGGCGCCAACTCGTCATCTCCATGGCGCCGTCCTTCGCCGCCAAGTGGCTGGTGCCAAGGCTGGAGGGCTTCCGGCGGATCTGCCCGGAGGTCGATGTGCGCATCGATTCCAACAGCCGGGTTATCGACTTCGCCCGCGACGGGGTCGATATCGCGATCCGCTACGGGGACGGGGCCTATCCGGATTTCGTCGTCGAGCCGCTCGTGCCCTACCGGAATTTCCCCGTTTGCAGCCCGCAGCTCCTGGAAGACGGCCCGCCCCTGCGCGTGCCGGCGGACCTCGCCCGGCATACGCTCCTGCATGTGCACTGGCTGTCCGGCGACGCCACCTCGCCGGAATGGGCGATGTGGCTCAAGGCGGCCGGTGCGGAGGAGGTCGACTGGTCGCGCGGCCCGGTGTTCAACGACGAGGCGAACGCCGTCGCCGCCGCGCTGGCGGGTCAGGGCGTGGCGCTCGTGAACGGCGTGCTTGTCGGCGACGATCTCTCGTCGGGCCGGCTCGTGCGCCCCTTCGAGCTGGAACTCGCCCATGACGGCTATGGCTACTGGCTGGTCATTCCGCCCGCGCTGATGGAGGAGGCGCCGGTCAAGGCGTTCCACGACTGGCTCCTGACGGAGGTGGAAAGGAGCACGGCCCTGCCGGGGTCGTGCGTCGCGGCGGTGTGA